Part of the Oncorhynchus masou masou isolate Uvic2021 chromosome 18, UVic_Omas_1.1, whole genome shotgun sequence genome, cacatgaaacatgacataatacaggacattaatagacaagaacagttcAAGGACAGAACAACATCAATGAAACATATTCTAACATCTTCTGTAAATGTCATTTGCAAACCCTAGGAGAGACAGAACGATTTAACAGAGAGAATCTACATGTAAAACAGGAACACAAGCAGGGTTTACCTTACACAATAATGTATTGTTATTTGTTTAATTACACCTTTAAAAGACAACATAACAAATAAGGCCATAGTTATAATAATTACAATAAATTGCTACATTTATATATTATGATTCAGAAGGTACAAAAATAAAGCTTTTATTTGTTCTGGCACATACTCATATTTCCTCATTGTTTTAGAATAATAAAGCATATAGGAAACCCATATTTTATGTTGGCTTATACTGTAGATGTTATCTAAATAAGATACATATACAATGGATTCTTGACAATACACATATACAATGGATTCTTGACAATACACATATACAATGGATTCTTGACAATACACATATACAATGGATTCTTTACAATACACATATACAATGGATTCTTGACAATACACATATACAATGGATTCTTGACAATACACATATACAATGGATTCTTGACAATACACATATACAATGGATTCTTGACAATACACATGCTGATTCCGTTATTATGGTGTCCATTTCTCTCAGGAATGAACCTGTATAAAAGCTTTCTGGAACGCATCATCTTTGAAGACATAGTCTCAACATGCACCCAAACCAACCATCAACATATTTACTGAAAGTAAAAGAGGAAATACAATGTTAATACATAAATACATTACAATGCAATGACCGGTGAGTCAAATGCAAATATACTCTTTCGGGGTGCATAAGGTTTAACATTTTAGTAAAAGATAGGGCAGTAGAAAAATAAGAGCATAAGTAGAAATGTAACAGTAGCAATTATCTGTAGGACACTGTGGAAATGTAACAGTAGCAATTATCTGTAGGACACTGTGGAAATGTAACAGTAGCAATTATCTGTAGGACACTGTGGAAATGTAACATCTGTAGGACACTGTGGAAATGTAACAGTAGCAATTATCTGTAGGACACTGTGGAAATGTAACAGACACTGTGGAAATGTAGCAATTATCTGTAGGACACTGTGGAAATGTTACAGTAGCAATTATTATCACTGTGGAAATGTATACAGGCACACTGTGGAAAGTTTGAGCCTATAGTGACACTGTGGAAATTAACAATTATCTAATGATGAAATGTAACAGTGTAGCAAATATCTATAGGACACTGTGGAAATGTAACAGTACAATTGCAATTATCTGTAGGACACTGTGAAATGTAGCAGCAATTATCTGTAGGACACTGTGGAAATGTTACAGCAGCAATTATCAGTAGTATACAGGCACCAGAGTTGAGCCTATAGTGCCTTTAACCTAATGATGAAATGTCACAGAACTGTCCAATTCCCCCTCAATGTCTCTGTTTCGCACAGAGTCACAGTGTCCCCCCTCAATGTCTCTGTTTATGGGTACAGCAGCGCAACTGCTTTGTCTGTCTGAAGTGTTTGTATTCACATACACGCCTGGGCTGCTGAGTGTCTGATTCACACAAATGTGTTGAGTGTTGCAGTGAGTGGGCTTCTtcgtgtgctctctctctgcctctgtgacCTGCGCTCCCAGTGTGCCCTCCCCCCGAACCAGCTGGGTGAATGACAGCAGCAGTCTCAGAGGCCCAAATGCCCAGTGTGCCAGTCTATGGTCCTCTATAAGTGCATAGCTGGATGCCAGCACCCCATCCACAAACAGAGTGCCGTGTTCTGTAAGTGGTGCGTATAcacccatcccttcctcctgCGATACAGATGTGATCCTGGATGGTTGAACTCGGCCGTCCACTCCATGGACGAGTACATAGTCCCCCGGTTTGGCTCTACTGGCAAACTGAGCCTTGTACTCACTGTAGTGGAGTTTGTGATGGGGTGCGAGGAAGACCAGGTGGTGGGGAGTGAGGGCTAGGCGGCGGCCATCTTTTGTGGTCAGGACCAGGAAAGTGGACCTGCTCTTATGGTCTTGGTGTAGGAATAGAAGGACGCGGCTGAGGACGATGTGTCCTGACCCAGACAGGGCCAACACTCTGTCACCAGGCCCCAGGGAGGCCAGGGTCTTCTGTCCCCCTCCGGCCAAGGTCACCCGGGCCCAGCCTGGGAAACAGCCCCCTTTCTCCACCGCCACAGAGTGATCTGAGGGGGGAATCAATAGAGAAGGACCTATTGTAAGATGACTAAAACACTATATTTTGTTAATAACATTGATATGGTATAATATGACAtaagatatgtatgaaaataatGATATGAATAAATGTCAAATACATCCAAAGGCAAATCACTGGAAATAATATATTTGTCATGTATTAAATATACCAGTTAATCTCCACTTGACTTACCAGCTTTGACAGAGCAGTGCACATGGTACTTGGACTCATAGTACACAAAGTCAAAGCCAGCCTCCACAGCCAGCTGGGCTAGCATGCCGTACTTGTCTGGGATGCGGTCTGACGTGGTGATGTCCACGGCCCGTCCCTCGTAATGAAGAGAGTCAGGGGGGTGATGGCCGTCCTCATCCCAGGCCTCTGTCACCCTCAGCTTCGTCCCAGGCCAGTGGTTCATCACTGCTATGGCTAGTTTGTTGAGGCAGTCTTTACAGCgctgagggacagggagaggggtggagagatttCATTAATACAATATGATACCATTCAATTGAACTATGCTGTCataatgtatctactgtatgcCAATAGAGTCATTCATTTGCTCTCAATTAAATTAGCCCTCATATTCTCGTGAGAATTATTAGGCAATTGGAAAGTATTTTCAGCATTATAGGCGGGTCTGTCAATAGCAACTCCAGGACTATTGACGTGTATGAACCCCCTTAGAGGGGAGGTACCAGAGACAGTTTTAATCATTCATTAACGAGGGAAAGGGAACCGCTTGAGACAGAGAGTAGATATGAGCCTGTTGTCCACCTCACCCACAATGACCATATATTCATTCACTCATAGTCTCATTCAACCCCTTGTAACTCAATACCTAAAAACCTCAACACTACTGCAACTAACTGCATTCCTCCTGTTATCCCCGCTAGGTTATTTGTCTATAGCCTGGTCCCCCAACATTTTTTGCTGTCTTGCCACCTTGCAAAAAAactgatctggaaccaggctaatTTGTCTCTCCATTGACATCATCAGATTTAAATTGTCTGTATTCAGAGCTACTAAAGGCCATTGCCACCCTCTCCAACCTTTCTCAAACAATTAGAACATAAGAACACAAAGCTACTGTAGCCATTGTAGAACATTCCTTGGCCTTTTCTGCTGGGTGAGGGAATAATTAAGTCCATTCAGTGAGTCAGTGGCACCTCTTTGAGACATTTGATCAGAAATGTGAACACCAGATATACACCCACTACTGGGCTGCAATGATACATACTGTATTATGTTTGAATGtcacaggtaggtaggtagcggcaggtagcctagcagataagagcgttgggccagtaaccgaaaggttgcgcgAAAGGTCACTGTGCAGACTAGTTGGTAAATCTGtctgtacccttgagcaaggcatttaaccatCATTTTTCCTGTAAGTCGCcatggataagagtgtctgctaaatgactaaaatgtaaatgtaaaatgtaacatcACACAATGGCAGTTTACAATGTGTCATGTCAGAGGCTAAATCTCTGTACTCTGATTAATACAACGTAACACTCTCACAGGTAATAGGTTAATTAGGGcaaatttcaagttttcataacaatcggaaatctgtatttttggacaccaatttggccgatttaaaaaaaacgtgtttttttACACCttcatttaatctttatttaaccaggcaagtcagttaagaacgcattcttattttcaatgacggcctaggaacggagggttaactgacttgttcaggggcagaacgacagatttttaccttgtcggctcagggattcaatcttgcaaccttacagttaactagtccaacgctctaaccacctgcctctcattgcactccacgaggagcctgcctgttgtgcgaatgcagtaagacaaggtaagttgctagctagcattaaacttatcttataaaaaacaatcaatcaatcataatcactagttaactacacatggttgatgttattactagtttatctagtgtgtcctgcgttgcatataattgatgcagTGCATATCGTTgttccaatgtgtacctaaccataaacatcaatgccttttcttaaaatcaatacacagacgtatatatttttaaacctgcatatttagctaaaagaaatccaggtttgcaggcaatattaaccaggtgaaattgtgtcacttctcttgcgttcattgcatgcagagtcagtgtatatgcaacagtttgggctgcctaatttgccagaattttttgtaattatgacataacaattttttttttttactagtaggcaagtcagttaagaacaaattcttattttctatgacggcctaggaacactggggcaGTGTTCAGggcaggggcagaacgacagatttgtaccttgtcagcttggggattcgagcttgcaacctttccgttactagtccaacgctctaaccactaggctaccctgctgccccaaacattgaaggttgtgcaatgtaacagcaatatttagtcttatggatgccacccgttagataaaatacggaacggttccgtatttcactgaaagaataaacgtcttcttttcgagatgatagtttccggattcgaccatattaatgacctaaggcttgtatttctgtgtgttatcatgttataactaagtctatggtttgatagagcagtctgactgagcgatggtaggcagcagcaggcttgtaagcattcattcaaacagcacttttgtgcgtttgccagcagctgtttatgacttcaagcctatcaactcccgagattaggctggtgtaaccgatgtgaaatggctagctagttagctgggtgccCCATTGCTCTGCCTGGGTAACGCTGCtacgatggtggctgttgtcgatgtgttcctggttcgagcccaggtaggagcaaggagagggatggaagctatactgttacactggcaatactaaagtgcctataagaacatccaatagtcaaaggttaatgaaatacaaatggtatagagagaaatagtcctataataactccaacctaaaacTTATTTTTTGTGaaaattgaagactcatgttaaaacgaaccaccagctttcatatgttctcatgttctgagcaaggaacttaaacattagctttcttacatggcacatattgcacttttactttcttctccaacactttgtttttgcattatttaaaccaaattgaacatgtttaactatttatttgaggctaaattggttttattgatgtattatattaagttaaaataagtgttcattcagtattgttgtaattgtcattattacaaataaataaataaaaaattggccgattaatcggtatcggcattttttggccctccaataatcggtattgttgaaaaatcataataggtcgacctctagtacagaCCATCAAACTGAGGCAAACTTTTAAGAGGCTCTTAAACATTGCCTCCTGAAAGTCCCAATTCCCTAGGAATTGGaaccatagagatgtatagagatcATTGAAAGACTCCAGCACTGCACGGGGTGGTAAAGTCACCAATATTAGCTTGATGCTTTTTTTAAACatcaaaagaagaagaaaattgTACTACGTTAAAATGGATGATGTCACAGATGCCACAATGGCACAGACACAACGTTGCaatctctatacatctctatggttGGAACAGAGTTTGTTAACCatatttcagagagagagagacttggcaAGAGAGACGCAGAGCAGCTAAGAGGCCAGGTCCAGGCTAAGTGAGAGGGCAGAGATACAGATGGGAGGAATGCATGGGCATGCACTCAGCCAGAGTGAGAAAAGAACTAGGGATACAAAACAAACTGCCTACATTTTTCTCGCCATGCCATTGAAGAGAGGCGTTTCATTGTCATTGAACTACAATAGTCGGTTTTTCCGACGGTGCCATTACTTCAGCAGGCGAGAATTTTGTATAGGCGACCCCTTGGAGTGTCCAAACCCTACACAAAGAACGTCTTTCACATCTGGCCAGAGAGAGGGGCAcatgcacacatactgtacacacacacacactgacgcacacacacacacacacacacacacacacacacacacacacacactggtacatgTACGCATATACACACTGGTCCTCAGACTGGGAATCAGAAGGGCATACACACACTCAACCACAGATTTCCATCACATACTGTACACTCCTTCAAAAAAAAGAAAGGACACAGACTGAACTCCAAGCATCAACACATGAGTAGCCTGCATTTACAGAAGAAATGTTATGCTCAATTGTGAAGGATAGTCTTGATGTTACTAATGATGGTGAATTTTAAGAATCTGACAGTTAGTTTGAAGATGacagtaggcctactgtatgtctTAAATATCCCATGTCCAAGATTACATTCCTCTTGTACATGGATGGATTCTCCCTTGACATCAGAAGTTGAGAATACCagccatttgagagaaataacaaTATGTTTATTGTTCCACGGCCTCAACTCAAAATGCTAACATCACACTGTGGCTTCCTTGATATTCCAAAGAGGTCAGATTTGACACAAGAAAGAGGTCTGTGCCTGTGTGGGAACTCAATTCCTGGTCATATTTGAATGGTCATATGTAGGGTTTAAAAATCCTGGGAACTTTCAATCAATTCCCTGATTTTCACTAAATCCGTTTGGAGGATTCCCAGAATCAGGAGGAAATAAGCTCctggaatcctccaaccaggatgtCTGAAtgaccagggaatttattgaactTTCCTGGAACTTTGCAATCCTAGTCATGTGGCAAACCTGACTCTAATGCAAGTTTACCTGCCTGGCCTCACCTACGAATCTCTCCTAGTATGCACACACAGAGCAATAGAACCAGAGGAATCATTTTATTACCAAGCAACAAAGACTTTGGTTAAAGATTAAGAGGACATGATCCCCACAAGTTGGAACACATTCTCCCAGAGTCATATTAAATTACAtcctgatccccccccccccatcttatAAAGAAGGAGGGGGGAAAATTAGACACCTGGAACAGAATTATTTGATTAAACAAGAAGTTCACACCAAAATAGTTCAACCAGAGACTGTAAACTGTCCATTACTGAAGTATCTATGGTTTAGCACCTTGTGAGTAACTATCCAGCCCACTATTTATTTGATTGCTTTTTATCAAGTAACAAAATAGGACATTCAGGGAAAGTGATTAATGAATTAACATCAGTTTATCAAGTTGAAGTTGTGGATTGGAGAAAATGAATCCTGAAAATGTCACAATAGTGATAAAAAAATCTATGTATACCACTACCTGCTGCAGTTCATCAATCATCCAGCAGAGAGATTCCCCTTATGAGCTAGCACAGAGAACCTGTTTCCTCCTGTGGTATTATACTAGGGACCTACTGGCCTGTCTAATAGTAACTATATTACTGTACCACATGGTCATGAGTGACCAGTGACTTAAACCGGTCAATGGAAAGGGCACCAAGTGGGTCGATGGGATCTTGACGTTGTCACACGGTAAATGTCCTACAAAATCAAACTGAAACCTGGAGATAATTGTACTTGATTAGCCATTACAAACAGTGTCTGACCCAGTTTGTCAACCAGTCTTACCTTGGTCATGAAGCGGTCAGCAAGGGTTTTCTCCTCATCTTTGAAGATAATATCGGTGTTGTAGTTACACACCAGTTCATTAAAGCGTTCAGAGTTACGTGTGATCTTGCCCTCCACCCTCCCGCTGGCACCTAGGTTGTTCTCGGAAAGTTTGGGGAAGGAGGTCTTGTAAGGCATGGGGGTGAGTTTCCTGGGCCTAGGGCGGTTGCCGTACCCAGGGCCTGGCCCGCACCCCTGGACCAGGGTGCTCCACGTGAAGATAGCAAGCAGGCCAAGCCGTGCCAGGCTTACCCACCAGGAGGACACCTTCATTGGGGACACCTTCAATGATCCACCGTGCCCACTAAGTAAGCCCCGTCTCGGGCACTTAAATGCATTTGAATGATGGGGTTCAAATCTTGGTGGTGGTCCATTCCAGACCATGAGTTGTAAAGGAGTTCTAATGTTTCTATAGAGCAAGGTTGGCCATTATGGATCAAAATCCACACTGGAAGTACAGGGACACCGGTCTTCTGTAAAATCCATGTTGACTCTTTAAAATGAACTTTAATCTCTACTGTATTGTTATATCCTCTTGCTTATGTAGTTTAATGTTTTATTGATTACTCCCTTAATAATTTATGCCACTTGAAAACTATTTTCCTTTCCATAATGTTTAAGATTTATCATCCTTTATGCTGTTCACgataaatgaaaaataaatagtTCTCATCCTTATCAGTCTTTGGAGGTACAGGTACCTGTTGCCATGCAGGTGTTTCTCGAGCTTCCAGTCGCCTACCTACTTACCAAccgcctctctctccagtcaccgGGCAGTTCAGCAATAGCAAACCTGACGCGCACCTACATCACTGTTGCGTCTCTGTGAAATATCTCCTCTACGAATTCTCAGAATCTCATCCCATTCCTGCCTCCAGCAAGCGCTTCGAGATGTTTTGTCTGTCCACTTGTGTCTCGTGTCGTGTTGAAGCGCTCCTGCCCGCCGTGCGCCAGCCATTGGGTTCTTATTAGACTCTGGACAAGATTGCCCTCCCTTCCTATACACGCTCCCACCGCGACAGCGCACGCCTCCACTTACGTTATTGCCGGACTTCATGTTGTTATACAGTAGGACGTGACCGGTCTTTTTCCCTCCCAAGAGGCAGAGGTGAAGATAACCAGATTACGAATTATGGTGATGTTGGTTTTATTACACACACATTTTGAGAGGTCGACCAGGGGGATTATTTAACCTACTTGTTCGACAACTCATTTAACACACAATCATGGGATACGAACGATTTACAGcagcaagaaaaagtatgtgaaccttttgaaattacctggatttctgcataaattggtcataaaatgtaatctgatcttcatctaagtcacaacaatagacaaacacattgtgcttaaactaataacacacaagctattgtatttttcttgtctatattgaatacatcatttcaacattcacagtgtaggtttgaaaaagtatgtgaacccctaggcttaaggacttctccaaaagctaattggagtcaggagtcagctaacctggagtccaatcaatgataCGAAATTGAAGATGGTTAGAGCTGCCCAGCCCTattaaaaacactcacaaaatttgagtttgctattcacaagaatcattgcctgatgtgaaccatgcctcgaacaaaagagatctcagaagacctaagattaagaattgttgaattgcataaagctggaaagggttacaaaggtATCTCTAAAAGCTTTGATGATCATCAGTCCACTCTAAGACAatttgtctataaatggagaaagttcagcactgttgctactctccctaggagtggctgtcctgcaaagatgactgcaagagcacagtgcagaatgatcaatgaggttaagaagaatcttagtgtcagctaaagacatacagaaatctctggaacatgctaacatctctgttgacaagtctacgatacgtaaaacactgaacaagaatggtgttcatgggaggacaccatggaagaagccactgctgtccaaaagaaacattgctgcacgtctgaagttcacAAAATatcacctggatgttccacagcgctactggcaacatattctgtggacagatgaaactaaagttgagttgtttggactgaacacacaacactatgtgtggagaaaaaaaggcacaccaacatcaaaacctcatcccaactgtaaagtatggtggaaggagcatcatggtttggggctgctttgctgcctcacggcctggacagcttgctatcattcctcctgaccgttgtgcaggtcggatccacaactacagaaaataTCAAGCAAAAGGAGGGTCAagcagttattaaatccaagggttcacatacttttcccaccctgcactgtgaatgtttacacagtgtg contains:
- the LOC135559293 gene encoding indian hedgehog protein-like, giving the protein MVWNGPPPRFEPHHSNAFKCPRRGLLSGHGGSLKVSPMKVSSWWVSLARLGLLAIFTWSTLVQGCGPGPGYGNRPRPRKLTPMPYKTSFPKLSENNLGASGRVEGKITRNSERFNELVCNYNTDIIFKDEEKTLADRFMTKRCKDCLNKLAIAVMNHWPGTKLRVTEAWDEDGHHPPDSLHYEGRAVDITTSDRIPDKYGMLAQLAVEAGFDFVYYESKYHVHCSVKADHSVAVEKGGCFPGWARVTLAGGGQKTLASLGPGDRVLALSGSGHIVLSRVLLFLHQDHKSRSTFLVLTTKDGRRLALTPHHLVFLAPHHKLHYSEYKAQFASRAKPGDYVLVHGVDGRVQPSRITSVSQEEGMGVYAPLTEHGTLFVDGVLASSYALIEDHRLAHWAFGPLRLLLSFTQLVRGEGTLGAQVTEAEREHTKKPTHCNTQHICVNQTLSSPGVYVNTNTSDRQSSCAAVPINRDIEGGHCDSVRNRDIEGELDSSVTFHH